In the Elizabethkingia bruuniana genome, ACTTCAGGACGATATAGCGCTTAACCTTTCTGCGTTGGGTATCAGAATTATTGCACCAATGCCAGGGAAAGGTACTATTGGTATCGAAGTACCTAACCAAACCCCATCTATGGTAAGTATGCGTTCGGTAATAGCTTCACCTAAATTCCAGAATACCGACATGGATCTCCCAGTTGTTTTTGGTAAAACGATTTCCAATGAGATCTTTATGGCTGATTTGGCAAAAATGCCGCACTTACTAATGGCCGGAGCAACAGGTCAAGGTAAATCTGTAGGTATCAACGCTATTCTGACATCACTTATTTACAAAAAACACCCTAGCGAACTAAAGTTTGTAATGGTTGACCCTAAGAAAGTTGAACTTTCTTTATACTCAAAAATAGAAAGACACTATTTAGCAAAATTACCGGATGGTGGCGATGCTATTATTACAGACAATGCAAAGGTTATCAATACACTGAATTCTCTTTGTATTGAAATGGACAATCGTTATGAATTGCTGAAGAATGCTTTCTGTAAAAATATTAAAGAGTACAACAAGAAGTTTACGGAAAGAAAATTAAATCCTGAAAACGGACACCGATATCTCCCTTATATTGTATTGGTTGTGGATGAATTTGCAGACCTTATTATGACTGCCGGAAAAGAAGTAGAAATGCCAATTGCCCGTCTGGCACAGCTTGCCCGTGCTATTGGTATACATCTTATTGTAGCAACGCAAAGACCATCGGTAAACGTTATTACAGGTATGATCAAAGCCAACTTCCCTGCCCGGGCTGCCTTCAGAGTAATTTCCGGAGTTGACTCCAGAACAATTCTGGATACACCGGGGGCTGAACAGTTAGTAGGAAAAGGAGATATGCTGTACTTCAATGGAAATGACCTTATCCGTCTGCAGTGCGCATTCGTAGACACTCCTGAAGTAGAAAAAATCGCAGAATTCATCGGAGAACAAAAAGGTTACCCGGAAGCATATCAGTTACCTGAATACTCAGGAGATGAATCTATTGTTTCTGTCGGAAGTTTTGATCCTAATGAAAAAGATGTACTTTTCGATGAGGCTGCCAAGATTGTAGTTTCTACACAGCAAGGATCAACATCTATGTTGCAACGCCAGCTGAAACTGGGGTATAATCGTGCCGGAAGAATCATGGATCAGTTAGAAGCCTCAGGTATTGTCGGAAGCTTCAACGGAGCTAAGGCACGGGAAGTATTGATTACAGATCTGCATTCTTTGGAACAGTTTTTGGAAGAATTGCGCAAATAATCTAAAAACAAAAAAAACAGAAAAGATGAAAAACCTTATAAAGAAATTATCTGTAGGAATTTTTGCTGTGGCCTTTACTATGGGTTTTGGACAAAAAATAGATGCTAATGCAAAAACTATTTTAGACGGCGTTTCTACGAATTACAAATCGAAAAAAAATAATTATTTCAAATTTGTTTACCGTAACGGAAGTGGTACAGCCGGAAAAGCAGTTACTGGTATTTTCTATTCAGCGGGGAGTAAGTACAAGCTGAATATTATGGGTACAGAACAAATCTTCGATGGTAATAAAGTATACAGTATTAGTGGTGATGATAAGGAAGTTACTATTGCAAAACCTACAGGTAGCGAAACGATGTTCTCCCCTCTTAATTATATTGACTCTTACAAAAACGGATATACAGTACAGTATATGGGTAAGAAAAACGTTGGCGGAATCAACACTGATTATATAAAAATGACTCCGGTCTCAAATAATGGGATAAAATATGTAAATTTGTTCGTCAATTCAGCTAAGAAACAATTGGTGAAATTAGAACAGTTTTCGGAGAATAATGAAGTTGCGGTAATTGAGATTTCAAAATATATAGAAAATCAGAACCTTTCTCCTTCAGTTTTCACTTTTAACAAAGCCAATTATAAAAATTATCTGATTACAGAATTGTAGTTATAATAAAATAAGCAAAGCATAAAAAAGTCACACAAAGATGTGGCTTTTTATATAGAATATATGATAAAAAAGCTTGACCAATACATTATAAAGACCTTTTTCGGTCCTTTCCTATTTATCTTCAGTGTCCTTTGTTTCATCTTCATTGTAAACATTATCTGGACACAGATGGGGCAGTTGGCCGGTAAAGGATTAAGTGCCTGGGAAATTTCAAAACTGCTTTTTTACATGGGGGTTACCGTTGTAAAAATGGTACTTCCACTTACCATTCTGCTTGCAGCTATTATGACTTTTGGAGACTTTGGGGAACGGTATGAACTGGCAGCCATGAAGTCTGCGGGGATATCATTACTCCGTGTAATGAGGCCTCTGCTCATTATGGTTATTTTACTTTCTGTACTCCTCTACTTTTTCTCCAACAATATTATTCCGGACTTTCAGCGTAAAGCAAAAAATATGCTTTATAATATTGCTTCCTCCCGTCCGGCACTAAACTTTACACCTGGACAGTTTATCGATACGGTACCGGGAATGACGATAAAATTTGATGAAATAAAGGGTGAAAACGGAGAAAATGTAACAGGTGTATTTATCCACAAAGTAGCCAACTCATACGAAGACAATCAAACAGTAGTTGCCAAGAACGGAAAATTCGTTCAGGCTGTAGACAAACATTATCTTAAACTGATTCTGTATAACGGATATATTTTCCAGGATCAGATTGCTAATAAAGATTTTAAAGAAAGAGAAAAGCAGGCTAATCAGGCCATAAAGTTTGACTCACTTGTACAACACTTCGACGTTTCTTTACTTTTAAATAAAGCTCTGGAGGAGCAAAATATTACAGACGATTATCAGTTCCAAACTTATAATCAGATTGCCAAAACATTAAAAAAGAAAAGAAAGGATGATAAAGATGCTTTCAATACAATTTCTCAGGATATTGTAAGCCAGCAAAACGGTTATGTATCTTATATTGATAAGATTAAAACGGACAAAAAGCTGGTTAAACAACCTTTTAAACTTGACTCTCTGAAGGGAGATAAGAAAATGGAGGCACTGTACTATGCTCACAATAAGTTGCAAGCTGCTAAAAGCGCTTATCAAATGAAGAACGACCAGATTATAGATATTATTAAATACTACACCAAGGTCGTAATGTACCAGCAGCGTATTATTTCTTATTCCTTCACCTGCGTAATTTTCTTCCTGATCGGTGCATCTCTTGGATCTATAATCAGAAAAGGTGGAATGGGTCTTCCTGTAATTATAGCCATTGTAATATTCATTTTATTCTATGTTATCAACCTAATGACTGAAAACATAGCATGGAAAGGAGAAATGAATCCATATCTGGCTACATGGCTGCCCAACATGATCTTACTTCCGTTCGGTGTATGGATGACTTATAAAGCTCTAACAGATTCTCAGCTGTTCGATGCCGAAAAGTACAAAGCTTTTTTCAAGCCAATCATTGACCGTTTTTCCAAACCAAAAGAGCATAAGCGCTATCAGTAAAATACAATTGGAAACAATACTTTAAAAAGCTACTTCTGATTTATTATTTCAGAAACAGCCCAATATTTATAATTCAGTATGAAAAAAAATATTTCGACTTTCGTTTTTGGAATTTTGCTTACTACAAGTACATTATCTTTTAGTACAGTTATTAAGGCTCAAGCTGTAGCCTCACAAAAAACAGATGGTTCTGCTGTTACAGAACAGGTCTTAAAAGATATTCTGGAAAAAAACCGTTC is a window encoding:
- a CDS encoding LolA family protein, translated to MKNLIKKLSVGIFAVAFTMGFGQKIDANAKTILDGVSTNYKSKKNNYFKFVYRNGSGTAGKAVTGIFYSAGSKYKLNIMGTEQIFDGNKVYSISGDDKEVTIAKPTGSETMFSPLNYIDSYKNGYTVQYMGKKNVGGINTDYIKMTPVSNNGIKYVNLFVNSAKKQLVKLEQFSENNEVAVIEISKYIENQNLSPSVFTFNKANYKNYLITEL
- a CDS encoding LptF/LptG family permease yields the protein MIKKLDQYIIKTFFGPFLFIFSVLCFIFIVNIIWTQMGQLAGKGLSAWEISKLLFYMGVTVVKMVLPLTILLAAIMTFGDFGERYELAAMKSAGISLLRVMRPLLIMVILLSVLLYFFSNNIIPDFQRKAKNMLYNIASSRPALNFTPGQFIDTVPGMTIKFDEIKGENGENVTGVFIHKVANSYEDNQTVVAKNGKFVQAVDKHYLKLILYNGYIFQDQIANKDFKEREKQANQAIKFDSLVQHFDVSLLLNKALEEQNITDDYQFQTYNQIAKTLKKKRKDDKDAFNTISQDIVSQQNGYVSYIDKIKTDKKLVKQPFKLDSLKGDKKMEALYYAHNKLQAAKSAYQMKNDQIIDIIKYYTKVVMYQQRIISYSFTCVIFFLIGASLGSIIRKGGMGLPVIIAIVIFILFYVINLMTENIAWKGEMNPYLATWLPNMILLPFGVWMTYKALTDSQLFDAEKYKAFFKPIIDRFSKPKEHKRYQ
- a CDS encoding FtsK/SpoIIIE family DNA translocase, coding for MNQKPEVAKTKTISKLRIISGVTFVFLSIVLTLSFISYLMKWKADQSQAGTMLDKSIKSSNIFGKIGDWLGNFFIFESIGIAGFIVAFLLFVFGTLILKKNYFKPWKTISHSLFFICWLPIFMGVITKGQGVLSGVYGFQIMDYLNAIIGTFGLWMILLLSIGLYFVLEFNLRPSNIKAKMDELNENTLGKFKNKVSAMDNDSDDNEEEELPVVDETPKEVNLTQSKRPSPFDKKAEEAENKVVVTEELPKAEPVHIPTPPPIIETPNHTTTPISTVTSNEVPAHKVTTTPDIAFTVEQKEEEVIVLDEADKRSQNLVDQHGLYDHKLDLAKFQMPSVSLLKDYGNENININQDELEENKNRIVGLLKNFNVGITEIKATIGPTVTLYEIVPEAGIRVAQIKKLQDDIALNLSALGIRIIAPMPGKGTIGIEVPNQTPSMVSMRSVIASPKFQNTDMDLPVVFGKTISNEIFMADLAKMPHLLMAGATGQGKSVGINAILTSLIYKKHPSELKFVMVDPKKVELSLYSKIERHYLAKLPDGGDAIITDNAKVINTLNSLCIEMDNRYELLKNAFCKNIKEYNKKFTERKLNPENGHRYLPYIVLVVDEFADLIMTAGKEVEMPIARLAQLARAIGIHLIVATQRPSVNVITGMIKANFPARAAFRVISGVDSRTILDTPGAEQLVGKGDMLYFNGNDLIRLQCAFVDTPEVEKIAEFIGEQKGYPEAYQLPEYSGDESIVSVGSFDPNEKDVLFDEAAKIVVSTQQGSTSMLQRQLKLGYNRAGRIMDQLEASGIVGSFNGAKAREVLITDLHSLEQFLEELRK